The following proteins come from a genomic window of Candidatus Protochlamydia phocaeensis:
- the hisS gene encoding histidine--tRNA ligase yields the protein MKYPIPPGVFDILPQDSHEPWKSMYLWSYVEQIIRDTARDYGYQEIRTPLFERTELFQRSVGETTDIVSKEMYTFEDKGGRSMSLRPEGTAPAMRAFIEHQLYTTAPIHKLFYIAPMFRYERTQAGRYRQHHQFGTEAIGNDSPEQDAEIIDLLYTLYQRLGLKNLSLNINSIGDPASRQAFRQALKDYLQPHLSALSPDSQNRFEVNPLRILDSKDPRDREIVAHAPSILDFLSEEARGHFEDLKKLLAQLKIPFQVNPLLVRGLDYYNKTVFEVVAGELGAQNSIGGGGRYDGLIQTLGGPDLPSIGFGTGIERIIQTMINQKAPLPKPEHPILFLVALGDEAKKVCFNLLHQLRQQGIPSQLDFSSKKVGKALQYADQVGATYVAVVGDQEIERQELDLKEMATGKKTKIAFEELIPTLKLEKQGQAFVQLWEDLSAPLATERQSQFFAEKLKVSLEQAKNLIAPHS from the coding sequence ATGAAATATCCCATTCCTCCCGGCGTTTTTGACATTCTCCCCCAAGACAGCCACGAGCCCTGGAAAAGCATGTATTTATGGTCATATGTCGAGCAGATCATTCGCGATACGGCCCGCGATTATGGCTATCAAGAAATTCGCACCCCTCTTTTTGAGCGTACAGAGCTTTTTCAGCGCAGTGTGGGAGAAACAACCGATATTGTCTCCAAGGAAATGTATACCTTTGAGGACAAAGGTGGACGCTCCATGTCTTTACGTCCGGAGGGCACAGCGCCGGCCATGCGGGCCTTTATCGAGCATCAGCTCTATACGACAGCACCTATTCACAAGCTGTTTTATATTGCTCCCATGTTTCGCTATGAGCGAACGCAGGCAGGCAGGTACCGCCAGCATCATCAATTCGGAACAGAGGCGATTGGAAATGACTCACCCGAGCAGGATGCCGAGATTATTGATTTGCTTTATACTCTTTATCAGCGCCTGGGATTAAAAAATTTAAGCTTAAATATTAATTCAATCGGCGATCCTGCCAGCCGCCAAGCGTTCAGGCAAGCCTTGAAAGATTATTTGCAGCCTCATTTATCCGCCCTGTCCCCCGACAGCCAAAACCGATTTGAGGTCAATCCTTTGCGCATTTTGGACTCCAAAGATCCGCGCGATCGGGAGATTGTCGCCCACGCGCCTTCGATCTTAGATTTTTTAAGCGAAGAAGCCCGCGGACATTTTGAAGACCTAAAGAAATTGCTGGCTCAATTAAAGATCCCTTTTCAGGTCAATCCTCTGCTTGTGCGCGGCTTGGACTATTATAATAAGACCGTATTTGAAGTCGTCGCGGGCGAGCTAGGCGCGCAAAATAGCATTGGAGGAGGCGGACGTTACGATGGGCTTATTCAAACGCTTGGAGGCCCCGATCTCCCCTCAATTGGATTCGGAACGGGAATCGAGCGCATTATTCAAACGATGATCAACCAAAAAGCGCCCCTTCCCAAACCCGAACATCCCATTCTCTTTTTGGTCGCTTTGGGGGATGAAGCCAAAAAGGTGTGTTTTAATTTGCTGCATCAATTGCGCCAGCAAGGCATTCCTTCTCAGTTAGACTTCAGTAGTAAAAAAGTCGGAAAAGCTCTGCAATACGCCGATCAAGTGGGAGCCACCTATGTTGCCGTGGTTGGGGATCAAGAAATCGAGCGTCAAGAACTTGACCTCAAAGAAATGGCAACAGGAAAAAAGACCAAAATAGCCTTTGAAGAGCTCATTCCAACGCTAAAATTGGAAAAACAAGGCCAAGCGTTTGTTCAACTATGGGAAGACTTATCGGCTCCGTTGGCAACAGAGCGTCAGAGCCAATTTTTCGCTGAAAAATTAAAAGTTTCTTTGGAACAGGCGAAGAATCTGATCGCTCCCCATTCCTGA